A window of Ancylothrix sp. D3o genomic DNA:
CAACACTAGCCTACTTAGTATCGACACTTTTAGCCGAAATATTGGCAAAAGTTTCTCACAAAGACCCTAAAGAAATCCTCTCGCAATGTGTTAAAAGCGCTGAAATAATGCGTAACACGATGTCGAAAGAGCAATTGATGGAACACCTTAGAAAATACGAGTTAATGACATGAAAACAGATTGCATTGATGATTTTTTATATAACTTTTCTCGTCATCAACGAGAGGATGCCTCTCTTTTTGATGAAGTAGAGGACTTGGTTGCAGATTTGTACCAGGTTTGTACCGATACTAATCGTGATTACTGGCAATCTTTTGCTGGTTCTATGTTGGACTGCATGGAAGATGAAAGCCCACATTTAGAAACATTCGAGTATTATGACTCCGAAATCAAAGACGGGCTTATGGCTCACGTTAAAGTAGGCGTGCTATTGTCACGCGTGGCCCGCAAATGTCTCTATAAACTAGCCGGCATTAAAAGCTTCAAAGAGTATTGCACCAAACACCTAAACAAAACCTCAACCTATTGCGTGAGGTTGATTAAAGCAGCGAAAACCACGTTAGAACTTATCATTGCCGGCTTTGACCGGCTCCCCACCAACGAGGCACAATGCCGGCCCCTAACTAACCTCACAGGAGATGAACTCACAACCAAATGGCAAGAGGTTCTTGACCGTGCCGACAAATCAAACAACCGCAACTCAAAAGGCGTGATCACAGCCACCATGATTAATGAGGTAGTTAATGGTGAACCAGAGCCGGTTGACAAAAAATCTGTCAAAATCTCAGCCCGTAGTGTTGAACGTTTGGAGCAATTAGCCAAAAAACTTGGTAAGCCGGTGAGCGAGTTAATTGAGGAGGCAATCAGAAACTTAGAGTTTCATTATGAATCTGAGGATAATCCCGACGAGGAAATGGTGGATTGTCCCCAGTGTGGCGGAACTGGTGAAGGAGAAGATGACGACTGCAAGCTTTGTGAGGGTGAGGGTTTAGTCAGCAAAAAGGATGCCAATTGGTACGCGGACTTTGTTAACCTCCAAAACGAGCAACCCCACACAGTAACCGAGCAGTTTAATAAAACCACCGGCCCGATAATTCCAGCAACTTAACAGGACAAACCAATGCTACCCAAAACACAAGAATTCATTTTTGACATGATGCTAGAGCCTGTATTGCAGGCTGTAAAAGATGCTAATCAAGATGGCGCTAAATGTCTTCCCGTCTTGCAATGTCCAGAACAATATTTACATGATTTTTGTGAATATTTGCGGCTACCGAAAAACCGTAAAATTTTCAGAGAAGCCAAATTTTTCCCAATCATTCAAACAATTGAAGCCCGCCATGAAGAAGAAAATCAAAACATCTTCAAAGGTTTTGTTACTTCATTGATGTTAGTTTGCTTGATTAGAAAGGATAACCCCCATATCTCCCCCAGCTACTTAAATGGGTTGCGGTTGGAAGTTGGGGAAATATTGAACAGATACACCCAAACAGAAATCATCTCTTTTATTGACCGCTATCTGGGATTTATGGTGAAAAACTCAGACGGTAAAATAAATTGGGCTGATTTTAATTAAGTGAGGACAAAATTAAAAAATGGTTGTCTTTAAAGAATGCCCGCAGTTAGTAAGCTGTGAATTGATGACGGGCTTTCATTTTCTTGAATGCCCGAATCAATCCGAGTGTTTAAACATTGCTGCAACGAGAAATCAATGCACTCTACCTTTTTATTTCCTTGAAACAGCTTTAATTGTTCGTAATTTTAGCCAGTTTTATCACAGAGAGGAATTAATAGCAGCCGGTTATATGTGGCCTGTTACATTACCTTTTTTCTTTGATAACCGAAACTGCCTAATAGTTTATTTTTATGGCCATCACAGTGACTATTGCGAGGCAATACAAGAGGGGTGGTTTCCAGCCCTACTCATACCCGACAGATACGAAGAACACCCATCATATATCGAATGCGACAGCGATGATGATGATGATGATGATGATGATCACTACCCCGATTATTATTGCGATGATAATGACTATTAATTAACCCGCCTGATGAGCCGGCCTTGGATTCGGGCCGGTGAAACACCTCTTTACGGTGTCGCGGGATGAGTCCAAATCATTCTGCAAAAATTCAAGAAAAAAACCGGCACTTAACCACAAAGCAAGCTGTAAAGGCGTTCTTTTTCTTTGTAGGCTAGTTCTTTTCAAGAGTTTTCAAAAAACACAAAAACGGCACTTAAGACTAAATCAGGCTCACCGGCCTCTGGGTGATTTGTAGGCTGTTTTTGTTTCAACTGTTCACCTTAACACCCGCCAAACATGACTAAGATTTTTATCGGCCTTGACGTTTGCAAGGCTTCGGTTGTTGCGTGTAAACTTCACAGCGATAACCTCAAAACTGAACCTCGACAATTATTTTATGAGTTAGAGTTTCCTGAGTTTAAAGCTAATCCAGAAGGATTAAGCGGGCTTTTAAACTTCATCGGAGATGGGGATATAGTCGTTGGGTTAGAGCCAACTGGCATGAATTATGCTCGCGTTTGGATTGAGCAGTTAGGAAAGCGCTATGAAGTCAAAATGATTAATCATAAAGACTTGAAATCTCATCGGAAAATGCTGAGGTTTGAAGATAAAAACGATGATACAGATGCTTTCTGCTTGGCTCATTATTGCAGCTTCTACGACAACCATAAATACAGGTTTGTCGGGTTTCGTGATGGAATCATCGCAGTTTTAAAGGCAATGATAAACCGGCTCGAACACTTGAACCGCGTACAGTCGCCAATTGTCAACCGGCTACGTCAAGATTTAGCATGGCAGTTTCCAGAAGTGGCATTAAAACGAGTGCGGCGCTCTGAAAGTAAAAAGGAAAATGCGGATTTAAGCCCGCCGCTTTGGGGGTGGATTGCTGGGGAGAAAATAGTACCGCGATACGACCGGCTTTATCAAGAAACCATAGGTGCCGGTTTAACTGAATCATCGCGATTAGACGCGGCGCGCCTCTGTGACCTAGAGCGAGAGATGGCTGCAATTGAGAAAGAGATGGCTTATCTCTACCGGACAGACCCTCGCTTTAAACCTTATTCAAAAGTGCTGGACAGTTTTGCGTTCCCTAAAAAGACTCAACCCATTATTTTGTCGGTTGCCTTCCCCATCGAAAATTTTTTGAAAGATGGCAAGCCCGAAGTTGTCGAGCGTAAAGGCCGGCGCTCTGGGAAGAAAACTAAAAAGCACCTCTCACTGAGGAGATTTCAAAAAGCGATGGGAGAATCACCCAGTGAGAAAGCTTCTGGAGATAAAGAAGAACGTAGCATCATTCATGGTAGCAGCCTTTGTAGAAAGGCTTTTTGGCAGTGGATTTTTATAAAAATTGAGCCGGTTAAAAATAGGCCACAGGGTAGCCGGTTGATTAGGACAACAGATTTAGACGGCAATCCTGTCATCAAACCAATCTGCCAGCATTTAGGGGAAATTTACGATTTTAAGAAATCAAACGGCGTGCCAATTGGATTGATTCGTTCAAATCTTGCGAGTATTGCGTGCCGGCATCTATTCCGAGCG
This region includes:
- a CDS encoding ribbon-helix-helix protein, CopG family — translated: MKTDCIDDFLYNFSRHQREDASLFDEVEDLVADLYQVCTDTNRDYWQSFAGSMLDCMEDESPHLETFEYYDSEIKDGLMAHVKVGVLLSRVARKCLYKLAGIKSFKEYCTKHLNKTSTYCVRLIKAAKTTLELIIAGFDRLPTNEAQCRPLTNLTGDELTTKWQEVLDRADKSNNRNSKGVITATMINEVVNGEPEPVDKKSVKISARSVERLEQLAKKLGKPVSELIEEAIRNLEFHYESEDNPDEEMVDCPQCGGTGEGEDDDCKLCEGEGLVSKKDANWYADFVNLQNEQPHTVTEQFNKTTGPIIPAT
- a CDS encoding transposase, with protein sequence MTKIFIGLDVCKASVVACKLHSDNLKTEPRQLFYELEFPEFKANPEGLSGLLNFIGDGDIVVGLEPTGMNYARVWIEQLGKRYEVKMINHKDLKSHRKMLRFEDKNDDTDAFCLAHYCSFYDNHKYRFVGFRDGIIAVLKAMINRLEHLNRVQSPIVNRLRQDLAWQFPEVALKRVRRSESKKENADLSPPLWGWIAGEKIVPRYDRLYQETIGAGLTESSRLDAARLCDLEREMAAIEKEMAYLYRTDPRFKPYSKVLDSFAFPKKTQPIILSVAFPIENFLKDGKPEVVERKGRRSGKKTKKHLSLRRFQKAMGESPSEKASGDKEERSIIHGSSLCRKAFWQWIFIKIEPVKNRPQGSRLIRTTDLDGNPVIKPICQHLGEIYDFKKSNGVPIGLIRSNLASIACRHLFRALVSEVCGIQEG